From the Flavobacterium galactosidilyticum genome, one window contains:
- a CDS encoding GSCFA domain-containing protein, with protein MQFRTQIPINKSYIPIDYNSMIVSLGSCFAVNMAEKLDYYKFKNLCNPFGILFHPLAIEKLVDFAVSEKQFTEKDIFFHNELWHCFDVHSDLSNPDKEELLVSLNTIVQSTKVVLKQASHILITYGTAWVYRNIESATIVANCHKVPQKQFEKSILSPDNIQKSIENTIQLIESINSKCTIIFTISPVRHIKDGFFENQWSKANLISAIHQVLIAKHFILNTTYFPSYEIMMDELRDYRFYGEDMLHPNQVAIDYIWKRFKETSVCDIVFGTMDEVENIRKGLFHRPFNPKSESHLKFLAKLNEKITKLETQYPFMKF; from the coding sequence ATGCAGTTCAGAACCCAAATTCCTATTAATAAAAGTTATATTCCTATTGATTACAATTCTATGATTGTTTCTCTTGGTTCTTGTTTTGCGGTTAATATGGCAGAGAAACTGGACTATTATAAATTTAAGAATCTATGTAACCCGTTTGGGATTTTATTTCATCCCTTAGCTATTGAGAAGCTTGTTGATTTTGCAGTTTCTGAAAAGCAATTTACGGAAAAGGATATCTTTTTTCATAATGAACTTTGGCATTGTTTTGATGTGCATTCGGATTTAAGCAATCCTGATAAAGAGGAATTATTAGTTTCATTAAATACGATCGTCCAATCCACTAAAGTAGTATTAAAGCAAGCTTCGCATATCCTAATTACTTATGGAACTGCTTGGGTCTATAGAAATATAGAAAGTGCAACTATTGTAGCTAATTGTCATAAAGTACCTCAAAAGCAATTTGAAAAATCAATTTTATCACCGGATAATATTCAAAAATCTATTGAGAATACTATCCAATTAATTGAAAGTATAAACTCAAAGTGTACTATTATTTTTACGATATCTCCAGTGCGCCATATCAAAGATGGTTTTTTCGAAAATCAATGGAGTAAAGCAAATTTAATTTCGGCAATTCATCAAGTTTTAATAGCTAAACACTTTATACTAAATACTACTTATTTTCCTAGCTACGAAATCATGATGGATGAACTACGTGATTATCGTTTTTATGGCGAAGATATGTTGCATCCCAATCAAGTAGCTATTGATTATATTTGGAAACGTTTCAAAGAAACTTCAGTTTGCGATATTGTTTTTGGAACAATGGATGAGGTAGAAAATATTCGGAAAGGTTTGTTTCATAGACCATTTAATCCAAAATCGGAAAGTCATTTGAAATTCCTTGCTAAATTGAATGAAAAAATAACTAAATTGGAGACGCAATATCCATTCATGAAATTTTAA
- a CDS encoding M23 family metallopeptidase, whose protein sequence is MSKVKYYYDSENLAYRKIKTRKRKKFGVAVLFLVASALFGFLSFIILLNTPYFETPKDRLQAREIENLKLNYAILNKKLDQANSVVDAIEERDNNVYRAYFNKKSIPDSIRNIGLPGVNRYKKLEGYNNSQLVMSTTKRIDVLNKELEIQSKSLDDILKLAEAKSDFLSAIPAIQPVRNENLKNLASGFGYRTDPFTKVKKMHEGMDFSAKTGTPVYATGDGIIERADNNASGYGNHIVIRHGFGYETLYAHLSKYNAKAGQKVNRGDIIGYVGSTGRSEAPHLHYEVHKNGKVVNPLNFYYGNISAVEYVAIAHLANQENQSLD, encoded by the coding sequence ATGTCGAAAGTAAAATATTATTACGATTCTGAAAATCTAGCCTATAGAAAAATAAAAACACGAAAAAGAAAAAAATTCGGTGTTGCGGTGCTATTTTTAGTAGCTTCGGCATTGTTTGGTTTTTTAAGCTTTATCATTTTATTGAACACTCCTTATTTTGAAACGCCAAAAGATAGGCTTCAAGCACGAGAAATTGAAAATTTGAAGTTGAATTATGCTATTTTGAACAAGAAATTAGATCAGGCAAACAGCGTTGTTGACGCGATTGAAGAGCGAGATAATAATGTGTATCGCGCTTATTTTAATAAAAAATCTATACCAGATTCGATAAGAAACATTGGTTTACCTGGCGTAAATAGATACAAAAAGTTAGAAGGATATAATAATTCGCAGTTGGTGATGAGCACCACAAAAAGAATTGATGTGCTAAACAAAGAATTAGAGATTCAGTCGAAATCATTAGATGACATTTTGAAATTAGCTGAAGCAAAAAGTGATTTTTTATCAGCCATTCCTGCCATTCAGCCGGTACGAAATGAGAATTTAAAAAATTTAGCATCCGGTTTTGGATATCGAACGGATCCTTTTACTAAAGTAAAAAAAATGCATGAAGGAATGGATTTCTCAGCAAAGACTGGAACTCCCGTTTATGCAACAGGTGATGGAATCATTGAAAGAGCAGACAATAATGCTTCTGGATATGGAAATCATATTGTTATTCGGCATGGGTTTGGATACGAAACATTGTATGCCCATTTAAGCAAGTACAATGCTAAAGCTGGACAGAAAGTAAATCGTGGTGACATCATAGGATATGTAGGTAGTACTGGTCGGTCTGAAGCTCCTCATTTACATTATGAGGTTCATAAAAATGGAAAAGTAGTCAATCCGCTTAATTTTTATTACGGAAATATATCAGCTGTGGAGTATGTCGCTATCGCGCATCTCGCAAATCAAGAAAATCAATCGCTCGATTAA
- a CDS encoding MerR family transcriptional regulator → MHIELSKDKRYYSIGEVAKAFNVNASLIRFWDNEFDILKPKKNAKGNRMFTPEDITNLQLIYHLVKERGFTLEGAKTHLKEGQKKTLDKFDIIRKLETIKTQLTNIKNEL, encoded by the coding sequence ATGCATATCGAACTTTCAAAAGATAAAAGATATTATAGTATAGGTGAGGTAGCAAAAGCATTTAATGTAAATGCTTCGCTGATTCGTTTTTGGGACAATGAATTTGATATTTTAAAACCAAAAAAGAACGCGAAGGGTAACAGAATGTTTACTCCTGAGGATATTACAAATTTACAATTGATTTATCATCTTGTAAAAGAAAGAGGTTTTACGCTGGAAGGCGCAAAAACACATTTGAAAGAAGGCCAAAAGAAAACTTTAGATAAATTTGATATTATTAGAAAGTTAGAAACTATAAAAACGCAGTTAACAAATATTAAAAACGAACTTTAG
- the alaS gene encoding alanine--tRNA ligase, whose product MKSQDVRKQFLDFFASQGHLIVPSAPIVLKDDPTLMFNNSGMAQFKEYFLGNATPKSNRIADTQKCLRVSGKHNDLEDVGFDTYHHTMFEMLGNWSFGDYFKKEAINWAWQLLTEVYKIPKENLYVSVFEGSEEENVPFDQEAWDIWKELISEDRIILGNKKDNFWEMGDQGPCGPCSEIHVDLRTAEEKALVSGKSLVNNDHPQVVEIWNNVFMEFNRKADGSLEKLPAKHVDTGMGFERLCMALQGVTSNYDTDVFTPLIEKVSQITGAKYTSNEVVNVSESQNKTNIAIRVIVDHVRAVAFAIADGQLPSNTGAGYVIRRILRRAIRYGFTFLDTKEPFINQLVAVLANQMGEFFPEIKLQETFVTNVIREEEASFLRTLDQGLQLLDNVVSKTTGTEVSGAKAFELYDTFGFPKDLTALILKEKVMSFNEGEFDASMQAQKARSRAASEVSTEDWSVLIPGNVETFVGYDQIENEIKITRIRKVDSKKDGVLYQIVLDNTPFYPEGGGQVGDKGTLVSANETIEIIDTKKENNLILHFTKQLPENIEASFVAKVNTELRTLTSRNHSATHLMHQALRSILGTHVEQKGSLVNPNYLRFDFSHFAKMTDTELQQVEDFVNARIQEQLPLIERRNIPFAQAVEEGAMALFGEKYGDHVRAIKFGESMELCGGIHVKNTAEIWHFKLVSEGAVAAGIRRIEAITSDAVKAFYATQENTLNEVKVALKNPQDILKAVHSMQEENNKLAKQIEALMKDKVKAMKENLVAEIQEINGVQFLAKIVDLNPEGAKDLAYELGNLGNNLFLVLATADDEKPMLTCYISKELVVQKSLNAGQVVRELGKFIQGGGGGQPFFATAGGKNVNGIPEALEKAIDFVK is encoded by the coding sequence ATGAAATCACAAGACGTACGTAAACAATTTCTGGATTTTTTCGCATCACAAGGACATTTAATTGTTCCTTCAGCACCCATCGTTCTTAAAGATGATCCAACGCTGATGTTCAACAACTCAGGAATGGCACAATTTAAAGAATATTTTTTGGGGAACGCCACGCCAAAAAGTAATAGAATTGCCGATACTCAAAAATGTCTTCGTGTTTCAGGAAAACACAATGACTTAGAAGATGTAGGTTTTGATACCTATCATCATACGATGTTTGAAATGCTAGGGAACTGGTCTTTTGGAGATTATTTCAAAAAAGAGGCAATTAACTGGGCTTGGCAACTTTTGACAGAAGTGTATAAAATACCAAAAGAAAACCTATATGTTTCTGTTTTTGAAGGAAGCGAAGAAGAAAATGTGCCTTTTGATCAAGAAGCTTGGGATATTTGGAAAGAATTAATTTCTGAAGACCGAATCATTCTTGGAAATAAAAAAGATAATTTCTGGGAAATGGGTGATCAAGGTCCTTGTGGTCCTTGTTCAGAAATTCATGTTGATTTACGTACTGCTGAAGAAAAAGCACTAGTTTCAGGAAAAAGTTTAGTCAATAATGACCATCCACAAGTGGTGGAAATTTGGAACAACGTATTTATGGAATTCAACCGTAAAGCCGATGGTTCTTTAGAAAAATTACCTGCCAAACATGTTGATACCGGAATGGGATTTGAGCGTTTGTGTATGGCATTGCAAGGAGTGACTTCTAATTACGATACTGATGTTTTTACACCTCTTATTGAGAAAGTAAGTCAAATTACAGGAGCAAAATACACTTCAAATGAAGTTGTTAATGTGTCAGAATCTCAGAATAAAACAAATATTGCCATTCGTGTAATTGTAGATCACGTACGTGCAGTTGCATTTGCAATTGCTGACGGACAATTACCCTCTAATACTGGTGCTGGATATGTAATCAGAAGAATATTGCGTCGTGCTATTCGTTACGGATTTACATTTTTAGATACAAAAGAGCCTTTTATAAATCAATTAGTTGCTGTTTTAGCAAATCAAATGGGAGAATTTTTTCCGGAAATCAAATTGCAAGAAACTTTTGTTACTAATGTGATTCGTGAGGAGGAAGCTTCATTCTTGAGAACATTAGATCAAGGGTTACAATTATTAGATAATGTAGTTTCTAAAACGACAGGAACTGAGGTTTCAGGAGCTAAAGCATTTGAATTGTATGATACTTTTGGTTTTCCAAAAGATTTAACAGCTTTAATTTTGAAAGAAAAAGTAATGTCTTTCAATGAAGGTGAATTTGATGCTTCAATGCAAGCTCAAAAAGCACGTTCTCGTGCTGCATCAGAAGTTTCAACCGAAGATTGGTCTGTTTTAATTCCCGGAAATGTAGAAACATTCGTTGGCTATGATCAAATCGAAAACGAAATAAAAATTACTAGAATTCGTAAAGTTGATAGTAAAAAAGATGGTGTTTTATATCAAATAGTTTTAGATAATACGCCATTTTATCCAGAAGGTGGAGGGCAAGTAGGTGACAAAGGAACATTAGTTTCGGCAAATGAAACTATTGAAATCATTGATACTAAAAAAGAAAATAACTTAATCCTACATTTTACAAAACAACTTCCAGAGAATATTGAAGCTAGTTTTGTGGCTAAAGTAAACACAGAATTAAGGACTTTAACTTCTAGAAATCACTCGGCTACACACTTAATGCACCAAGCTTTAAGAAGTATTCTAGGAACGCATGTGGAACAAAAAGGTTCTTTGGTAAATCCAAACTATTTGCGTTTTGACTTTTCGCATTTTGCTAAAATGACTGATACAGAATTGCAACAAGTGGAAGATTTTGTTAATGCTAGAATCCAAGAGCAATTGCCATTAATTGAAAGAAGAAATATTCCTTTTGCACAAGCAGTAGAAGAAGGAGCAATGGCTTTATTTGGTGAGAAATATGGCGATCATGTTCGTGCAATTAAATTTGGCGAAAGCATGGAATTGTGCGGTGGAATTCACGTAAAAAATACTGCTGAAATATGGCATTTCAAATTGGTTTCTGAAGGAGCAGTTGCCGCAGGAATTCGCCGTATTGAAGCAATTACAAGTGATGCAGTAAAAGCATTTTATGCTACGCAAGAAAACACATTGAATGAAGTGAAAGTAGCTTTGAAAAATCCACAAGATATTTTGAAAGCGGTTCATTCGATGCAAGAAGAAAATAATAAACTAGCGAAGCAAATTGAAGCCTTGATGAAAGACAAGGTTAAAGCAATGAAAGAAAACCTAGTTGCTGAAATTCAAGAAATCAATGGTGTTCAGTTCCTAGCTAAAATAGTAGATTTGAATCCAGAAGGCGCAAAGGATTTGGCTTATGAATTAGGAAACTTAGGTAATAATCTATTCCTAGTTTTAGCTACAGCTGATGACGAGAAACCAATGCTTACTTGTTATATTTCTAAAGAATTAGTTGTACAAAAAAGTCTAAATGCAGGCCAAGTGGTTCGAGAATTGGGTAAATTTATCCAAGGCGGCGGTGGCGGTCAGCCTTTCTTTGCAACAGCAGGAGGAAAGAATGTAAACGGTATTCCAGAAGCGCTAGAAAAAGCAATTGATTTTGTGAAATAA
- a CDS encoding DUF4230 domain-containing protein has product MLKRFFIFIGVIITVVLLFKYCEFKKSDDSTTIDGAGLIQQQILNVGKLIVTEGHFSEVITYKNQEKYLLNMLSFEKKALVVVNADVTVAYDLHKMKYDIDEKNKTITIVFIPKEEIKINPDIKFYDVEQSKLNPFTGDDYNKINKSVKANLAKKIESSTLKTNAQNRLISELSKLLITTSNLGWTLKYEGKVIESEKEFGQQIKL; this is encoded by the coding sequence ATGTTAAAAAGATTTTTTATTTTTATTGGAGTTATAATCACAGTTGTCCTACTCTTTAAATATTGTGAATTCAAGAAATCAGATGATTCCACAACTATTGATGGTGCTGGTTTAATACAACAGCAAATTCTAAATGTAGGAAAGCTAATTGTTACCGAAGGACATTTCTCAGAAGTGATTACGTATAAAAACCAAGAGAAGTATTTGTTAAACATGCTTTCTTTTGAGAAAAAAGCATTAGTTGTTGTAAATGCTGATGTAACCGTTGCGTATGATTTGCATAAAATGAAATACGATATCGATGAAAAAAACAAAACCATTACGATTGTTTTTATTCCGAAAGAAGAAATAAAAATTAATCCCGATATCAAATTTTATGATGTAGAGCAAAGTAAATTGAATCCGTTTACTGGTGATGATTACAATAAAATAAATAAGTCAGTTAAAGCTAATTTAGCTAAAAAAATAGAAAGTTCAACTTTGAAAACTAATGCTCAAAATAGATTAATTAGCGAATTATCCAAACTGTTAATTACTACTAGCAATCTGGGTTGGACTTTGAAATACGAAGGCAAAGTGATTGAGAGCGAGAAAGAATTTGGACAACAAATCAAATTATAA
- a CDS encoding esterase-like activity of phytase family protein: MRKLLIGFFSITIFISCSNLKQVSQNNSTPQLKFINSIEIPFNQDFKNTKIGGLSGIDYDKKNDLYYIICDERSQENLSRFYTAKILLNNDRLQVINFQDTNTLKNEEGKTFGSWLTTPETSADPEDIRYNPKTNSLIWSSEGARVLTAEKTILQNPSITFMDLKGNFKSQLKLPSNLEIQKEKKGPRNNGTLEGITFDKNYKTLYTSLEEPLFEDGDQATTSKGGLIRLYQFNVKTKENTAQYGYRLDAVAHEPKPKGAFSVNGVAAIQYYSKNQLLVLERSYSTGTQACTIKVFLCDFKKATNVKDYGSLLNQKIELASKKLILNMDDLGIFTDNIEGLTFGPKLANGNRSLIFVSDNNFSAIQKTQVLLFEVEE, from the coding sequence ATGCGTAAACTTCTTATTGGTTTTTTCTCTATCACTATTTTTATTTCTTGTTCAAATTTAAAACAAGTAAGTCAAAACAATTCAACTCCGCAATTAAAATTCATCAATTCAATTGAAATACCATTCAATCAAGATTTCAAAAACACTAAAATTGGAGGACTTTCTGGAATTGATTACGATAAAAAAAATGATCTTTATTATATCATTTGCGATGAGAGATCACAAGAAAATCTTTCCCGATTTTACACTGCAAAGATTCTCTTAAATAACGACAGACTACAAGTGATCAATTTTCAAGACACCAATACGTTAAAAAACGAAGAAGGTAAAACTTTTGGTAGTTGGCTGACCACACCTGAAACTTCTGCAGATCCAGAAGACATTCGATACAACCCTAAAACAAATTCATTGATTTGGAGTAGCGAAGGTGCTCGAGTACTAACAGCTGAAAAGACCATTTTACAAAACCCTTCGATTACTTTTATGGATTTAAAAGGAAATTTTAAATCTCAATTAAAACTACCATCCAATCTAGAAATCCAGAAAGAAAAAAAAGGACCTAGAAATAATGGAACTCTTGAAGGAATTACTTTTGACAAAAATTATAAAACTTTATATACTAGCCTAGAGGAACCACTATTTGAAGACGGAGATCAAGCGACTACAAGCAAAGGTGGTCTAATTAGGCTGTATCAATTTAATGTAAAAACAAAAGAAAATACAGCGCAATACGGGTATCGATTAGATGCTGTTGCACATGAACCGAAACCTAAAGGTGCTTTTTCAGTAAATGGAGTTGCGGCAATTCAGTATTATAGCAAAAATCAACTGCTCGTACTGGAGCGCTCCTATTCTACAGGAACGCAAGCCTGTACTATAAAAGTGTTTTTATGTGATTTTAAAAAAGCGACTAATGTAAAAGATTACGGATCTTTACTGAATCAAAAAATAGAATTAGCCTCTAAGAAATTGATACTTAACATGGATGATTTAGGCATTTTTACGGATAATATTGAGGGATTGACTTTTGGTCCAAAATTAGCCAACGGAAATCGTTCCTTAATTTTTGTTTCTGATAATAATTTTTCAGCAATTCAAAAAACACAAGTGTTACTTTTTGAAGTAGAAGAATAG
- a CDS encoding aromatic amino acid hydroxylase — MSTTIESNPLLDRLPKHLRQFIKPQDYRDYTPINQAVWRYVMRKNVNYLSKVAHSSYLEGLKKTGIEVDNIPSMYGMNRILTEIGWAAVAVDGFIPPNAFMEFQAYNVLVIASDIRQLEHIEYTPAPDIIHEGAGHAPIIANPEYAEYLRRFGEIGCKAISSHKDYEMYEAIRLLSILKEAEGTPQADINAAEKAVEDLQNNMGELSEMAQIRNLHWWTVEYGLIGTVENPKIFGAGLLSSIGESAHCMTDKVKKISYDISAANKGFDITQLQPQLYVTPDFAYLSLILEEFANKMALRTGGLSGINKLIQSNALGTIELSTGIQISGIFTNVIEAEGKPVYIQTTGKTALSYREKELVGHGTIKHLEGFGSPIGKLKGINLAIEDMSPRDLSAYSITENKTVILDFEGDITVKGEIITGSRNLHGQIILISFKNCTVTHGETILFQPEWGIYDMAVGKKVVSAFSGPADANSFDLISHIPSSKTIKAKHTAERDDLEVLYQTVRMIRESKDINTSLAPILKKLKEEHPNDWLLSVEIVELLKDRNEPQLLKEVMNYLESLKQRRSEVAHLITGGLNLI, encoded by the coding sequence ATGAGCACAACTATAGAAAGCAATCCGTTATTAGACCGATTGCCAAAGCACTTACGACAATTTATTAAGCCTCAAGATTATAGGGATTACACACCCATAAACCAAGCGGTGTGGCGTTATGTAATGCGCAAAAATGTGAATTACTTGTCAAAAGTAGCACACAGCTCCTATCTAGAAGGACTTAAAAAAACAGGAATTGAGGTAGACAATATTCCTAGTATGTATGGGATGAACCGAATTCTTACTGAAATTGGTTGGGCAGCTGTTGCTGTTGATGGATTTATTCCGCCGAATGCTTTCATGGAGTTTCAAGCTTATAACGTACTAGTTATTGCTTCGGACATTCGTCAACTTGAACATATAGAATACACGCCTGCACCAGATATTATTCACGAAGGTGCTGGTCACGCCCCTATAATTGCCAATCCGGAATATGCGGAATACCTGCGTCGTTTTGGAGAAATAGGTTGTAAAGCCATTTCCTCGCACAAAGATTACGAAATGTATGAAGCGATCCGACTCCTTTCTATTTTGAAAGAGGCAGAAGGAACTCCACAAGCCGATATTAACGCTGCCGAAAAAGCAGTGGAAGATTTACAGAATAATATGGGCGAATTGTCTGAAATGGCGCAAATTAGAAACTTACATTGGTGGACCGTTGAATATGGCTTAATTGGAACTGTTGAAAATCCAAAAATATTTGGCGCTGGTTTACTTTCGTCAATTGGTGAAAGTGCACATTGCATGACGGATAAAGTAAAGAAAATCTCTTATGATATATCAGCAGCGAATAAGGGTTTTGATATTACACAATTGCAACCTCAACTGTATGTAACTCCAGATTTTGCATATTTAAGTTTAATCCTTGAGGAGTTTGCTAATAAAATGGCATTGCGCACAGGAGGCTTATCGGGAATAAATAAATTGATACAATCAAATGCTTTAGGAACAATTGAACTGAGTACAGGAATTCAAATTTCGGGTATTTTCACTAATGTGATTGAAGCTGAAGGCAAGCCTGTATATATTCAAACTACGGGTAAAACTGCATTATCGTATAGAGAAAAAGAATTAGTAGGACACGGAACCATCAAGCATTTAGAAGGTTTTGGAAGCCCTATTGGGAAACTAAAAGGTATCAATCTTGCTATTGAAGACATGAGTCCAAGAGATCTAAGCGCCTATTCTATTACCGAAAATAAAACGGTGATATTAGATTTTGAAGGTGATATTACAGTAAAAGGAGAAATCATTACTGGCTCGAGAAATCTGCATGGCCAAATTATTTTAATCAGTTTTAAAAATTGTACTGTGACGCATGGTGAAACTATTTTATTTCAACCTGAATGGGGAATTTACGACATGGCAGTTGGTAAAAAAGTAGTATCCGCTTTTTCAGGTCCTGCTGATGCAAATAGTTTTGATTTGATTTCACATATTCCTTCAAGCAAAACTATCAAAGCAAAGCATACCGCAGAACGTGATGATTTAGAGGTACTTTATCAAACGGTACGAATGATTAGAGAATCAAAAGACATCAACACTTCTTTAGCTCCAATTTTAAAAAAACTGAAAGAAGAGCATCCTAATGATTGGTTATTGTCTGTTGAGATTGTGGAATTATTAAAAGATAGAAACGAACCACAACTTCTAAAAGAAGTGATGAATTATCTTGAAAGTTTAAAGCAAAGACGATCAGAAGTAGCGCACTTAATTACGGGTGGACTGAATTTAATTTAA
- a CDS encoding TPM domain-containing protein, which translates to MSKVEDFLTKEEEQQIVAAICMAEKNTSGEIRVHLEKTTSLDPYDRALEVFHELKMDETELQNGVLIYVAVKDRNFVICGDKGINDLVTYEFWNSTRDVIVSHFKNGNFKQGLIDGITKAGEQLKKYFPYLEGDTNELSNEISKG; encoded by the coding sequence ATGTCAAAAGTAGAAGATTTTTTAACCAAAGAAGAAGAACAGCAAATCGTCGCAGCCATTTGTATGGCTGAAAAAAATACTTCTGGCGAGATAAGAGTTCATTTAGAAAAAACAACATCTCTTGATCCTTATGATCGCGCATTGGAAGTTTTTCATGAACTAAAAATGGACGAAACTGAACTTCAAAATGGGGTTTTGATCTATGTCGCAGTGAAAGATCGCAATTTTGTAATTTGTGGAGACAAAGGCATCAATGATCTTGTTACTTATGAATTCTGGAACTCTACAAGAGACGTTATTGTTTCACATTTTAAAAATGGTAATTTCAAACAAGGACTTATTGATGGAATCACTAAAGCGGGAGAGCAATTAAAAAAGTACTTCCCTTATTTAGAGGGCGATACGAATGAATTATCTAACGAAATATCAAAAGGATAA
- a CDS encoding LemA family protein produces the protein MKRFLPWIIGAVVIFGIYSFVKGINNTAVTLNQTVEQSWGDVQTAYQRRNDLIGNLVNTVKGAAEFEKGTLTAVIEARAKATQVTVDPANITPEQLAEFNKAQSGVSSSLSRLLVTVEQYPDLKANANFLKLQDELASTENQILTARTRFNEAVKPYNTHIKTFPNTLFAGMFGFKEKAYFNAVEGADKPVEVKF, from the coding sequence ATGAAAAGATTTTTGCCTTGGATTATTGGAGCAGTAGTAATTTTTGGAATTTACAGCTTTGTTAAGGGAATTAACAATACAGCAGTAACATTAAATCAAACCGTAGAACAATCTTGGGGTGACGTGCAAACGGCTTACCAGAGAAGAAATGACCTTATTGGGAATTTAGTAAATACCGTAAAAGGTGCTGCTGAATTTGAAAAAGGAACTTTGACTGCTGTAATTGAAGCACGTGCCAAAGCGACACAAGTAACAGTTGACCCGGCTAATATTACACCAGAACAATTAGCAGAATTCAACAAAGCGCAAAGCGGCGTAAGCAGTTCACTGTCTCGTTTATTAGTAACTGTTGAGCAATATCCTGATTTGAAAGCCAATGCTAATTTCTTGAAATTACAAGACGAGTTAGCAAGCACAGAAAATCAAATTTTGACAGCAAGAACACGTTTTAACGAAGCTGTTAAACCTTACAACACTCATATTAAAACTTTCCCAAACACCTTATTTGCAGGCATGTTTGGATTTAAAGAAAAAGCTTATTTCAATGCTGTTGAAGGTGCTGATAAGCCAGTTGAAGTAAAATTCTAA
- a CDS encoding group III truncated hemoglobin translates to MTTLTDIKNLEDIKLLVDTFYSTIQKDEFIGPIFNEKIGNRWPEHLEKMYRFWQTILLEVHSYSGSPFPPHKQLPVEKEHFDRWMEIFTAITDSLFLGPIADEAKLRARNMAEMFNYKIDYFRNAAKNNPHH, encoded by the coding sequence ATGACAACACTTACCGACATAAAAAACTTAGAAGACATCAAATTATTGGTTGATACCTTCTACTCTACCATACAGAAAGATGAATTTATTGGTCCAATTTTTAACGAAAAAATTGGCAATCGCTGGCCAGAACATTTAGAAAAAATGTATCGTTTTTGGCAAACTATTCTACTAGAAGTCCACTCGTATTCTGGCAGTCCATTTCCTCCTCACAAACAACTGCCTGTTGAAAAAGAACATTTTGACCGTTGGATGGAAATCTTCACAGCAATTACCGATAGTCTATTTCTAGGCCCAATTGCGGATGAAGCAAAATTACGCGCTAGAAATATGGCGGAAATGTTCAATTATAAAATTGATTATTTCCGTAATGCAGCAAAAAACAATCCACATCACTAA